The genomic region AATTATTGAGTGAGGGTTTGGTCTCCTTCCTCCTCCCTCATGCAAGCTTTCTGCGTTGGTTTCATtttggagaagagaagaagagctgAAGCTCTTTTATGTCATTGAATTGGGCTGGGCCTTGGGCCTAATATGGGCTCGGTTCGGCCCGTTTGGCTCAATTTTGGGCTAAATTCTTCaaaatttgtgtcaaaattcatattttaattaattctaccacattaaaccctaaaatttcattttctaatttcttgaattaataattattttattaaataattatttactaatctctCAGGTTTTACATTTTACTTTTTGTTTCTTACCGGATATATCCAATCCGATCCTTAAAATTGTGGATCGGATTGAATTCAAACCTAAAAAATGCAGATATGGAATCTGATATGATAATTATACTGCGAGTTGGATAAAAATTTTAGCCATATTCGATCTGATCCGTGAACACTCCTATCGACAATGTGCTACAATATGAGACGCTGGGTACCGTGTGTACCTATTGTGCAAAAATCACGATCACAAGGTTTGCTCAATGTTCATGGCTAATTCCAAGGAGAACAATATAAGGGGGGATAGGGTGGGTGATTGGATAAAAGCATACCAAATTGGCGTGAGAGTGGAGGTGAATGAAGCTTGCTGATCTgttaacactacaaaaaaaatgttgagtaccgtcggatttattcCGGTAATCATTTATCATCAGATTTTATGGGAAATTTTTTGCCTGAAAATTATTTGGTTACTGGCAGAATATTTTCGCTGGTAAATCCGACAATaacttcaattttttatttttttgtttaattttttaaacacaattagtagtcaaattctattttttattttttttaatttattttttacacaATCAATagtcaaattctaaataatagAAACCAAATAACgattttattaaatatcaagtgtacaaataaaataaaaagtcaaataaataaaatacaatcaAATAGTCTACAAAATCCTAATCACTACGGATCCTGATAGTCATGGTTGTTGTCATCTCCCTGGTCTTGTTGAGGCGGCGAACTAGATAGTGATGTCGGTACCCCTCAAGCAACACCACTGCCATTAACGCGCTTCTACTCCTAGTACACGGTCATCTGTTACTTCATCCGCTCAAGTCGCTTCAGCTCCTACTTAAGCACCAGCCAAAGGGGATCTGTGTCCGACACGTGTGCTAGGATCTCATTATCTCTCCCCTCAGACTATTGCAGCTGCTGAGCTTGTTGGTGAAGGCTTTGGGTGAGATTCAGCACCTGCTCTCTCAAATCGACGTTGCTGTCCTCAGGATCGACAGCGCGACTGGTGGCAGAGGCAGATGTAGCCTTCAATATGGAGGTGCAGAGGTTGTTGGTGAAGAACGATCCCATCCCGTAGACGCAATTCTTGTACAGCTTAGATGTGGTCTCGCACCAAACCGTGTCAGAATTGATGACTGCATCAGCAGAGTTGTTGTTGTCCTCTTTAGTAGGATGGAATTGCTGGGTTGTGGCCACTAGTCTCTGCGTGGAGGACTCCTGCATAATATATGTTATGATTAGGACGACAGGAGTTAATTGAAATCTTTACATCAAATGATGTTTACTCACAAAATGATCCACAGACCGCCGATtagcaaatctctccttgttcTCCTTCAAAGTGTGAGTATATTTGAAGGTCTCTACCATCATCGCATCACGATCTAACGACTTAGACTACACATGTTGAAACAATATGTTAAATCAAGTAATAATGACATTAAATGTCAAAGACAAGACAAACTTAATAGCAAAAT from Arachis ipaensis cultivar K30076 chromosome B02, Araip1.1, whole genome shotgun sequence harbors:
- the LOC107626516 gene encoding uncharacterized protein LOC107626516 isoform X2 — its product is MISDKQFIWDKTHDIMIKKIFDHQMVRRLQQMMEDVRERRDHLTIWLHPHIKKALYVYWETDEGFRHCRLTNRANRAFTMSSKLTFMKTKARLSKSLDRDAMMVETFKYTHTLKENKERFANRRSVDHFRLVATTQQFHPTKEDNNNSADAVINSDTVWCETTSKLYKNCVYGMGSFFTNNLCTSILKATSASATSRAVDPEDSNVDLREQVLNLTQSLHQQAQQLQ
- the LOC107626516 gene encoding uncharacterized protein LOC107626516 isoform X1, encoding MISDKQFIWDKTHDIMIKKIFDHQMVRRLQQMMEDVRERRDHLTIWLHPHIKKALYVYWETDEGFRHCRLTNRANRAFTMSSKLTFMKTKARLSKSLDRDAMMVETFKYTHTLKENKERFANRRSVDHFESSTQRLVATTQQFHPTKEDNNNSADAVINSDTVWCETTSKLYKNCVYGMGSFFTNNLCTSILKATSASATSRAVDPEDSNVDLREQVLNLTQSLHQQAQQLQ